The DNA window AAGAATCGGCATTTCAAACGGGCTGGTTTATTGAATCAATTTTAACTGAGTTGTTTATTTTATTTATCATTAGAACACATAAAAACTTTTTCAAAAGCAAACCCGGTAAATATCTATTCATTTTAAGTATTGTGGGATTAGTATTGACACTTGGGTTACCATATTTACCATTTGCTAATGATATTGGCTTGACACCTTTGCCATTTCTAAACTTAGGAGCCATGCTAACTATTGTAGCATCATATATACTTACAGCAGACTTGTTGAAAGTGTGGTTTTTTAAAAAGTTTCACAATGCTTAAAGTTGACAGTGACAATTTAACAAGAGAGGAATAACAACTACTGCTAACACAGGGTTTGGCAAAATTGGCGGTTCAGTGCTTCGTATGACAGTTTTTACTATATTTGAACATTGGTGCTTCGTATGAAGTTTAGTGTTAAAAATCGCCACCTTCGCCAAGCCCGAAAACGTCAGGATGTGAAAAAACCTACCTTTTAAAAATTTTGGCGGCCGAAACAGCTTCGTAACGGTGACCATATACGATTTGTGGCGTTTTTAACGGGGGTTGTTTTTTACGCTGCTACACTATGCTCGTGAAATTGAATGCGTAGAAATTGATGTAATGCGGTCGTTTTTGATTTTAGCCGTGAAATCCTTGTGTAGTCAGGATTCCAGTTTTTTAGTTTCTCTAACAGTGGCTGTATACCTAGTATGTTGATTGTGCGCTTGATGTTGTAAACTGTCATGATGAGGCTCCATTCGCCATTTACTTTTTCTAATCCTTTCAAGTTTGTGTAGTAATATCCCCATACTCGTTTTATTGTACCAAATATGTGTTCGTTTATTTCTTGTCGCTTGCGGTATGTTTCCTTGTGGCTGTTATAGCGAGCATTGTTGGCTTCAACTTCGGCAGCAAACTCACTGCGTTCTATTTCGCGGCCTCCTTTGGCGCGCCCTGTGCACAGGTGTTTTGCAGGGCAGGTTTTACATTTTGGTGTACGGTATTTTTTAAATTGGTAAGTATCGCGCTCGCGCGATTTGCGATGCCATGTGCCTGTGGTTGTTAGTGTTGCGCCTTGTGGACATGTATATGTATCGGTGCTTTCATCGTATACAAACTTAGTTACTACGTAATCGGGGGTGGTGCCATGCTCGTTGCTGTTTACTATTTCGGGTGGTGCTACTATGGTTACTATGCCGGCATTGGTGGCCTGCTGTATTTGCCGGCCGTTGTGGTATCCCTTATCTACTATAGCTGTATACGTTGATACATCCATATTTTGCTTTGCTTCGGTGGCAATATCGGTAAG is part of the Bacteroidota bacterium genome and encodes:
- a CDS encoding cation transporting ATPase C-terminal domain-containing protein, with the protein product ESAFQTGWFIESILTELFILFIIRTHKNFFKSKPGKYLFILSIVGLVLTLGLPYLPFANDIGLTPLPFLNLGAMLTIVASYILTADLLKVWFFKKFHNA